A window of the Syntrophothermus lipocalidus DSM 12680 genome harbors these coding sequences:
- the gatC gene encoding Asp-tRNA(Asn)/Glu-tRNA(Gln) amidotransferase subunit GatC produces the protein MLLTREEVEHVAALARLKLSDEELERFAEQLTAILDYMSRLNDLDTSKIEPLTHVLPLSNVFRDDGVSPEETNRDDILANAPLEENGCFKVPRIV, from the coding sequence ATGCTACTGACCAGAGAAGAAGTTGAACATGTTGCAGCATTGGCTCGTTTGAAGTTGAGTGATGAAGAATTGGAGAGGTTTGCGGAGCAGTTGACAGCCATCCTCGATTACATGTCGCGGCTGAACGACCTCGATACCAGCAAGATTGAGCCTCTAACTCACGTCCTTCCTCTGAGTAATGTCTTTCGCGATGATGGGGTGAGCCCGGAAGAGACTAACAGGGATGATATACTGGCCAATGCTCCTCTAGAGGAAAACGGGTGTTTTAAAGTGCCCCGAATTGTGTGA
- a CDS encoding sigma-54 interaction domain-containing protein — translation MEGWPSDFVQIVAALVQNPYMGIVIVDKNGYVTVANDTYIHIVGKTRDEVIGKYIMDVTSNSQLPKILETGEVHIADYWPCNGHDLIVTRFPIYNKEGDLIGAVGKSLFLDLGDAKALAKKVADLEEELAFYRDAIKSVFSPKYCFDVIVGKSSKMARLKSMAEQVAQTGSTVLITGESGTGKELFAHSIHRSSPRAHYPFVRVNCAALPEHLLESELFGYEEGAFTGARKGGKPGKFELANKGTIFLDEIGDMPLPMQAKLLTVLQEREFERVGGTKPVRVDVRIIAATNCNLENLVEQGKFRADLYYRLNVVVLDIPPLRERLEDIPLLVQAILPRLNQRLNTNVTNVSSEAIQLLRKYHWPGNVRELENLLERAINLADLNNEKQLTAKHFPSLQKQNIENILIDKKGETLADAVEQLEKEMIRQVLKQTNYNKAQTAKLLGLHGSVLYRKLKKYNLG, via the coding sequence GTGGAAGGGTGGCCATCAGATTTTGTCCAGATCGTGGCTGCATTGGTGCAAAACCCTTATATGGGGATCGTTATCGTCGACAAGAACGGGTATGTTACGGTCGCCAATGACACTTATATCCATATCGTTGGAAAAACCCGTGATGAAGTTATCGGCAAGTACATCATGGACGTTACGTCTAACTCTCAACTCCCAAAGATACTGGAAACCGGCGAAGTTCACATCGCCGATTACTGGCCCTGTAACGGTCACGACCTCATCGTTACCAGGTTCCCCATATACAACAAGGAAGGCGACCTCATAGGAGCTGTAGGCAAGAGCCTGTTTTTGGACCTTGGGGATGCCAAGGCCTTGGCCAAAAAAGTGGCGGACCTGGAAGAAGAACTGGCTTTTTATCGGGATGCCATAAAAAGTGTATTCAGCCCCAAGTACTGCTTTGATGTGATCGTAGGCAAGAGCAGCAAAATGGCGCGGCTCAAGTCTATGGCCGAACAGGTCGCCCAAACCGGCTCTACGGTTCTCATTACCGGGGAAAGTGGGACCGGTAAAGAACTGTTTGCCCACTCCATTCATCGTTCCAGCCCTAGAGCTCACTATCCTTTCGTGCGGGTAAACTGCGCGGCTTTGCCGGAACACCTGTTGGAATCTGAGCTTTTCGGTTACGAAGAAGGGGCATTTACCGGAGCCCGCAAAGGTGGAAAACCAGGTAAGTTCGAGCTTGCCAATAAAGGAACTATTTTTCTCGATGAGATCGGGGACATGCCTCTGCCTATGCAGGCTAAACTCCTCACCGTCTTGCAGGAGCGCGAGTTTGAAAGGGTGGGAGGCACTAAGCCTGTTCGCGTGGACGTCCGCATAATCGCTGCCACCAACTGCAATTTAGAAAACTTAGTTGAGCAGGGCAAGTTTCGTGCTGACCTGTATTACCGGTTGAACGTCGTAGTGCTCGATATCCCTCCACTGCGCGAACGTCTCGAAGATATCCCGCTCTTAGTTCAGGCTATTCTGCCTCGTCTCAACCAGCGTCTTAACACCAATGTGACGAACGTATCTTCAGAAGCAATCCAATTGCTTAGAAAGTACCACTGGCCGGGTAACGTCCGCGAACTAGAAAACCTCTTGGAACGCGCTATTAACTTGGCCGACCTTAATAATGAAAAGCAGTTGACTGCAAAGCACTTCCCGTCTTTGCAGAAGCAGAACATAGAGAATATCCTTATCGATAAGAAGGGCGAAACTTTGGCCGATGCGGTTGAACAGCTGGAAAAAGAGATGATAAGACAGGTGCTTAAACAAACTAATTATAATAAGGCCCAGACCGCAAAGCTTTTGGGCCTGCATGGTTCAGTACTGTATCGCAAATTGAAAAAGTACAATCTCGGATAA